In Vibrio atlanticus, the following proteins share a genomic window:
- a CDS encoding ArnT family glycosyltransferase: protein MSLNRTHLWYLLAFALVLRLLSLATYPLMDTTEARYGEMARLMVETGNWLTPQFDYGIPFWGKPPLFTWMSAAGIELFGLSEFAVRAPHWLAGFATILLVAYLAKRTGQSALVAAVVLATCGIFSIAAGAVMTDMALTLAMTIAMLGFYLCWLGGEDCKGEGSERTNKTWGYVGFVGLALGLLAKGPVAIVIMGIAVFPWLLLQHGIFGAFKVLWQRFPLLSGLGVMLAIALPWYIMAEMATPGFIDYFIVGEHFKRFVVSGWEGDLYGSAHDETRGMIWVFWIQAAAPWSIVLPILTFARRKKIAEINTENRGLFSFLVCWLISPLILFTMAGNILPAYVLPGIPALGLLIAILVVEKDKKWFSSVALVLPVLLMIAMVYLNLGKANEKSDRIIFEQITDSAPSFYVGKRPFSGQFYSHGQAKRLLDIEQIDGIDKFYLIGKRSEVETKIKENALTCILEPTVKIKRALFSCHNQSNTPNFSLNHIESENDVQR, encoded by the coding sequence ATGAGTTTGAACAGAACGCATCTATGGTATTTGTTGGCTTTTGCACTAGTTTTAAGGCTTTTATCTTTGGCGACTTATCCGTTAATGGACACCACTGAAGCTCGCTATGGAGAAATGGCTCGCTTGATGGTAGAAACTGGCAATTGGTTAACCCCTCAGTTTGATTACGGTATTCCTTTTTGGGGTAAGCCACCGTTGTTCACATGGATGAGTGCTGCTGGTATTGAGTTGTTCGGCTTGAGTGAGTTTGCTGTGCGTGCTCCGCATTGGTTAGCAGGTTTCGCGACGATTCTATTGGTCGCGTATCTGGCGAAGCGTACGGGACAAAGTGCCTTAGTGGCGGCTGTTGTATTGGCAACATGTGGGATTTTCTCTATCGCCGCGGGTGCTGTGATGACCGACATGGCGTTAACGTTAGCCATGACCATCGCGATGCTGGGCTTTTACTTATGTTGGCTCGGTGGAGAAGACTGTAAAGGCGAAGGAAGTGAGAGAACCAACAAAACCTGGGGTTACGTTGGATTTGTAGGCTTGGCGTTGGGCTTGCTTGCAAAAGGTCCTGTTGCGATTGTGATCATGGGTATCGCAGTATTCCCTTGGTTGCTATTACAACATGGTATTTTTGGGGCTTTTAAAGTGTTGTGGCAACGCTTTCCACTGTTGTCTGGTTTAGGTGTCATGCTGGCGATTGCCTTGCCTTGGTACATTATGGCTGAAATGGCTACTCCGGGCTTTATTGATTATTTTATTGTTGGCGAACACTTTAAGCGTTTTGTTGTGAGTGGTTGGGAGGGCGATTTATACGGTTCTGCTCATGATGAAACCAGAGGCATGATCTGGGTATTTTGGATTCAGGCCGCTGCGCCGTGGTCGATTGTATTACCTATTTTAACTTTCGCTCGTCGTAAGAAAATTGCAGAAATTAATACTGAAAATCGCGGCTTGTTTTCATTTCTTGTCTGTTGGTTGATTTCACCTCTGATTCTTTTCACTATGGCGGGCAATATTCTCCCAGCTTACGTCCTGCCAGGTATTCCGGCCCTTGGCTTGTTGATTGCTATACTCGTAGTGGAAAAAGATAAGAAGTGGTTCTCGAGCGTGGCTTTGGTTCTACCTGTGTTGCTAATGATTGCGATGGTCTACCTGAATCTCGGAAAGGCGAACGAGAAAAGTGACCGTATTATTTTCGAACAGATTACGGATTCTGCGCCAAGCTTTTACGTGGGTAAACGACCATTCTCTGGGCAATTTTACAGTCATGGTCAAGCGAAAAGACTTCTCGATATCGAGCAGATAGATGGCATTGATAAGTTCTATCTGATTGGTAAAAGATCTGAAGTGGAAACCAAGATTAAAGAGAACGCATTAACGTGTATTCTAGAGCCAACGGTGAAAATAAAGCGTGCTTTGTTCAGCTGCCATAACCAGAGCAACACACCAAATTTTTCGTTGAATCATATTGAAAGTGAAAATGATGTTCAGCGTTAA
- a CDS encoding GtrA family protein produces MFSVNSRLRMFNDKLQSHSQRLQSHHKMVRFAVVGVGGFVVDCLVFALLHYVVGLPLMMARISSFIAAATTTWLGNRILTFEYKGRGHWSEKLIQWQKFMFTASISAVPNLLCFKLMTELLPTFIGAVFIAMAVGTLVGMVTNYLFSQYWVFTR; encoded by the coding sequence ATGTTCAGCGTTAACTCAAGGCTACGAATGTTCAATGACAAGCTTCAATCACATAGCCAAAGACTACAGTCCCACCACAAGATGGTTCGATTTGCTGTGGTTGGTGTTGGTGGGTTTGTTGTTGATTGTTTGGTTTTTGCATTGCTGCATTATGTTGTTGGGCTGCCTTTAATGATGGCGCGAATTAGCTCCTTTATTGCTGCTGCAACGACGACATGGTTGGGTAATCGTATACTGACTTTTGAATATAAAGGGCGAGGTCATTGGTCTGAGAAGCTGATTCAGTGGCAAAAGTTCATGTTTACCGCATCAATATCAGCGGTACCTAATTTGCTGTGCTTTAAGCTGATGACGGAATTGCTTCCTACCTTTATCGGAGCTGTTTTTATCGCAATGGCAGTGGGGACTCTTGTCGGAATGGTCACCAATTACCTATTTAGCCAGTATTGGGTGTTTACGCGTTAG
- a CDS encoding YgiQ family radical SAM protein, with the protein MDALGWDSCDIIIVTGDAYVDHPSFGMAIIGRLLEAQGFRVGIIAQPKWDNKDAFMKLGKPNLFFGITAGNMDSMINRYTSDRKLRHDDAYTPNNEGGKRPDRATLVYSQRCREAYKGTPIVLGGIEASLRRVAHYDYWSDKVRRSVLFDAKADILLFGNAERALVEVAHRIADGEDMSTLTNIRGTAINLPAAPEGFKIIDSSRIEKPNKAYVPVNPYEVETQCDTKKDEKEEVKAQPITIRPSRHDAKTTAVRIPGYEKLNNDRILYAHASRILHLETNPYSGRALIQRHGDRELWVNQAPIPLTTEEMDYVFGLAYKRVPHPMYGKAKIPAYDMIKTSVNIMRGCFGGCSFCSITEHEGRIIQNRSKESILDEIEDIKDKVPGFTGTISDLGGPTANMYRLGCSDPKAEINCRRPSCVFPKICEKLNTDHQHTIDLYRSARKVPGVKKIMIASGVRYDLAIESPEYVRELVTHHVGGYLKIAPEHTEKGPLDLMMKPGMGTYDRFKEMFEKYSAEAGKKQYLIPYFISAHPGTEDEDMLNLAMWLKKHNYECDQVQNFYPSPMCNATSMYYSETNPLKRVKYKKREDVPVPKGDRQRRLHKALLRYHDPENWKIIREALISMGKKHLIGDKANCLVPEEDFEAQTPAQRRKSGRHGSQRFATKHSKSQPGLGGESPRNHSKPGGNKPKPGGNKPKPGGKKPTGSQGNGNQGNGKQNGNGNAHKPATGFIKKAPASQQSQGNSGGNGKPNRNKAGNGQGGKPVSNGKNRQRAAQR; encoded by the coding sequence ATGGATGCTCTTGGATGGGATAGCTGTGACATTATTATTGTAACTGGTGACGCTTATGTCGATCACCCGAGCTTTGGCATGGCTATCATTGGTCGCCTTCTTGAAGCTCAAGGATTCCGCGTGGGCATTATTGCGCAACCAAAGTGGGACAATAAAGACGCCTTCATGAAGCTAGGTAAACCTAACCTATTCTTCGGCATTACAGCGGGTAACATGGACTCCATGATCAACCGCTACACCTCTGATCGCAAATTACGTCACGATGATGCTTATACGCCAAACAACGAAGGTGGCAAGCGTCCTGACCGTGCAACTCTAGTTTATTCCCAACGTTGTCGCGAAGCCTACAAAGGCACGCCAATCGTTCTTGGTGGTATCGAAGCAAGTTTGCGCCGTGTGGCTCACTACGACTACTGGTCAGATAAAGTTCGTCGCTCTGTATTGTTTGACGCAAAAGCAGATATTCTTCTTTTTGGTAACGCTGAGCGTGCACTGGTTGAAGTGGCACACCGCATTGCCGATGGCGAAGACATGTCTACGCTGACCAATATCCGCGGTACTGCTATCAATCTTCCTGCTGCCCCAGAAGGCTTCAAGATCATTGACTCTTCTCGTATCGAAAAGCCGAACAAAGCGTACGTTCCGGTTAACCCTTACGAAGTTGAAACCCAGTGTGATACTAAGAAAGACGAAAAAGAAGAAGTAAAAGCGCAACCTATTACTATTCGTCCTTCTCGTCACGACGCAAAAACAACCGCGGTTCGTATCCCAGGTTACGAAAAGCTAAACAATGACCGTATTCTTTACGCTCACGCTAGCCGTATTCTGCACCTTGAGACAAACCCGTACTCAGGTCGAGCTTTGATTCAACGTCACGGTGATCGCGAACTTTGGGTTAACCAAGCGCCGATTCCATTGACCACAGAAGAGATGGACTACGTGTTTGGCCTTGCTTATAAGCGTGTTCCGCACCCTATGTACGGCAAAGCGAAAATCCCTGCATACGACATGATCAAAACCTCGGTTAACATCATGCGTGGTTGTTTTGGTGGCTGTTCTTTCTGTTCAATCACAGAGCACGAAGGTCGCATCATCCAGAACCGTTCGAAAGAATCTATCTTGGATGAAATCGAAGACATTAAAGATAAAGTGCCGGGCTTCACCGGTACTATTTCTGATTTGGGCGGCCCAACGGCGAACATGTACCGTTTAGGTTGTTCAGATCCTAAAGCAGAAATTAACTGTCGTCGTCCATCATGCGTGTTCCCGAAAATCTGTGAAAAGCTAAACACAGACCATCAACACACCATCGACCTGTACCGCTCTGCGAGAAAAGTACCGGGCGTTAAGAAGATCATGATCGCTTCTGGTGTACGTTACGACTTAGCGATTGAATCTCCAGAATACGTTCGTGAGCTTGTGACTCACCACGTTGGTGGTTACTTGAAGATTGCTCCAGAGCATACTGAAAAAGGTCCACTGGATCTGATGATGAAGCCGGGTATGGGCACTTACGATCGTTTCAAAGAGATGTTCGAGAAATACAGCGCTGAAGCCGGTAAGAAACAGTACCTAATTCCTTACTTCATCTCTGCTCACCCGGGCACAGAAGATGAAGACATGCTTAACCTTGCAATGTGGCTGAAAAAGCACAACTACGAGTGTGACCAAGTACAGAACTTCTATCCATCGCCAATGTGTAATGCAACGTCGATGTACTACTCAGAGACCAACCCTCTGAAACGCGTGAAATATAAGAAGCGTGAAGATGTTCCTGTACCGAAAGGTGATCGTCAACGTCGTCTGCATAAAGCGCTGCTTCGTTACCACGATCCTGAAAACTGGAAGATCATCCGTGAAGCGCTGATCAGCATGGGTAAAAAACACCTAATTGGTGACAAAGCAAACTGTCTAGTACCAGAAGAAGATTTTGAAGCTCAGACACCGGCGCAGCGTCGTAAGTCTGGTCGTCACGGCTCACAGCGCTTTGCGACTAAGCACAGTAAGTCTCAACCAGGTCTTGGTGGCGAAAGCCCACGTAACCATTCTAAGCCTGGAGGCAATAAGCCTAAGCCAGGTGGCAATAAGCCAAAACCGGGCGGTAAGAAGCCAACGGGTAGCCAAGGTAATGGCAATCAGGGCAACGGAAAGCAGAACGGCAATGGTAACGCGCATAAACCAGCGACGGGCTTCATCAAAAAAGCCCCTGCTAGTCAGCAATCTCAAGGCAATAGCGGCGGGAATGGCAAGCCAAACCGTAACAAAGCGGGTAATGGTCAAGGTGGTAAACCTGTGAGTAACGGCAAGAATCGCCAACGCGCAGCACAACGTTAA
- a CDS encoding DUF4250 domain-containing protein produces the protein MDLSNVKGFDSIILLGIVNEKLRLECDSFEELISMYEMDIESVVGKLDMLGYQYDPLTNQFKSYSR, from the coding sequence ATGGATTTAAGCAACGTCAAAGGTTTCGATAGCATTATTTTGCTGGGAATCGTGAATGAAAAACTTCGCTTAGAATGCGATAGCTTTGAAGAGCTGATCAGTATGTATGAAATGGATATAGAAAGTGTTGTAGGCAAGCTTGATATGTTGGGCTATCAATACGATCCATTGACTAACCAGTTCAAGTCTTACTCAAGATAA
- a CDS encoding LysR substrate-binding domain-containing protein, protein MIELKHLRTLTTLRDSGSLTATATSLHLTQSALSHQLKDLEARIGGQLFLRKTRPVKFTSEGEILLKLADEIQPQIAKAENEIASLKEDVNGRLHMAIECHSCFQWLMPALKEYQVAWPSVTLDFSSGFGFEPLPALMAGELDLVITSDIQPRSEVHYEPLFDFEMRLITAINSPLAEKPSIEPQDLSDITMLSYPVQKQRLDVVKHFLQPAGVEPKKWKQADNTLMLVQMVSAGLGVAALPNWAISEFSRQGLIASKPLGNGLSRRLFAAVRNSEKDKRYLQAFFSTARQQSKSHLDGIEVV, encoded by the coding sequence ATGATAGAGCTTAAACACCTTCGGACATTGACCACCTTGAGAGACAGCGGCTCGCTAACCGCGACTGCAACTTCTCTTCATCTGACTCAGTCGGCACTTTCTCACCAGTTGAAAGACCTTGAGGCCCGTATTGGCGGTCAGCTCTTTTTGCGTAAAACAAGGCCGGTTAAATTTACCTCGGAAGGCGAAATTTTGTTAAAACTGGCTGATGAGATACAGCCACAAATCGCAAAAGCTGAAAACGAAATCGCAAGCCTAAAAGAGGATGTGAATGGCCGATTGCACATGGCGATCGAGTGTCACTCATGCTTCCAATGGCTAATGCCCGCTTTGAAGGAATACCAAGTTGCTTGGCCAAGCGTGACCTTAGATTTCTCGTCAGGGTTTGGGTTCGAGCCTCTACCGGCATTGATGGCTGGAGAACTCGATTTGGTGATCACCTCTGATATACAGCCCCGTTCTGAAGTTCACTACGAACCGCTTTTCGATTTTGAGATGCGTTTGATCACCGCGATCAACTCTCCTTTAGCCGAAAAGCCGAGTATTGAACCGCAAGATCTTAGTGATATTACGATGCTCTCTTATCCGGTTCAAAAGCAGCGTCTCGATGTAGTGAAACACTTTTTGCAACCAGCAGGCGTTGAACCAAAGAAATGGAAACAAGCAGACAACACATTGATGCTGGTGCAAATGGTATCGGCAGGCTTAGGGGTTGCTGCGTTGCCAAATTGGGCAATCAGTGAATTTTCGAGACAAGGGTTAATCGCCAGTAAACCATTGGGTAACGGGCTTTCAAGAAGGTTGTTCGCAGCGGTAAGAAACTCAGAAAAAGACAAACGTTACCTACAAGCTTTCTTTAGCACGGCAAGACAGCAAAGTAAGAGTCACCTAGATGGCATTGAGGTCGTTTAA